CGTGCGCGCCCAGGATCTCGATGGTGTGCATCTGGGGCAGGGTCAGCCCCTTGCCGCGCACCACGCAGTGCTCCCAGGAGGACAGCTTCTCGTAGAACTCCACGATGAGATGGGTGAGCCGGTCGGCGTCGTTCATGGCGGCGCTCATACTGTATATTCTCCCAGATAGGAATAGATGCCGAAGGCCACGGTGACCAGGCCCACGACGCGCATGATCAGCGGCTCGATCCAGGGCCTGTCCAGGTTGCGGGCGAAGCGGGCCATGCTGTGCAGGGCCCAGATGACCCCGGCCAGCGCGAGCGCGGTGCCCAGGGCGTAGGCCGCGAAGACAAGGGTGGCGCGCAGCGGGTCGCCGGACTTCAGGGCGTAGGAATACATGATGGCCACGGTGGGGCAGGGCACGATCATGTTCACGAGCCCCACGGTGAACAGCCCGAGCGCGCCGAAGCGCGCCAGGCGCTGCTTGAAGGCGTCCAGGCCGTGCTCGTGGTGGTGATGGTGTCCGTGATGATGTTCATGATCGTGATCATGGTCGTGATGGTCCTCGTGGTCGTGGTCGTCCGTGGCGCAGGCGTGCGGCTCGCAGTGGTCGTGCGAATGGAGCAGCGTGGGCCGCACGAGCAGGACGGCGCCGATGGCCACCAGGATGACCGCTGTCGCGAGGTCCATGATTTGCCGGAAATGGGGCGGCAGGCCGCCCGCCACTGCGCCGAGCGTCAGGCCGATGAGCAGGCAGGCCACGGCAGTGCCGCCGGAGAAGGCGGCCGTGAGCCAGGCCACGCGCCTGCCGCTGCGCTCGCAGGCCACGAAGGGCGCCAGAACCACCCAGGAATGGCCGCACGGGTTCACGCCGTGCACCAGGCCGAGGGCCAGGGAGCTTTGCAGGGCCACGAGAAACAGGGAATCCAGGTGCATGTGTTTTTCTCTCCGGAAGTCGGTGCTGGATTCCTTCTACTCTTGACAGTTTGATTGTCAAGAATTTTGGATAAAGAGTATTCTGCCTTGAGTAACCAAGTCCCTCGGCTCCCTCAGCCCAGCTCGCGCGCCAGCGCGGACAGATAGCGGCGCATCTCCTCGGCGCGCAGGCGTCCTTCGGCCCGCCCGGCCTCGGTCGTGAGCGTCTCGGCGGTGCGGAAGAGCTTGGTGTAGAAGTGGTCGACGGCGTAGAGCCCGTCGTCCGGGGGGCGCGTCTCGCAGAAGGGGTCGTCCTCGCTGTAGAACGGACGGCCGAGGACTCCGGTGGTGGCGAAGCAGCGCGCG
Above is a genomic segment from Desulfovibrio sp. X2 containing:
- a CDS encoding sulfite exporter TauE/SafE family protein gives rise to the protein MHLDSLFLVALQSSLALGLVHGVNPCGHSWVVLAPFVACERSGRRVAWLTAAFSGGTAVACLLIGLTLGAVAGGLPPHFRQIMDLATAVILVAIGAVLLVRPTLLHSHDHCEPHACATDDHDHEDHHDHDHDHEHHHGHHHHHEHGLDAFKQRLARFGALGLFTVGLVNMIVPCPTVAIMYSYALKSGDPLRATLVFAAYALGTALALAGVIWALHSMARFARNLDRPWIEPLIMRVVGLVTVAFGIYSYLGEYTV